The following are encoded together in the Lathyrus oleraceus cultivar Zhongwan6 chromosome 3, CAAS_Psat_ZW6_1.0, whole genome shotgun sequence genome:
- the LOC127132115 gene encoding uncharacterized protein LOC127132115, protein MDSLFPLTLKLQSSFHPLFHFNTLTPIFTTSCSSHQSQSNTTTSSHNSQPNPSSVSFPFAHIIKKVAALTTHNRVSNENQQGSCYLQNGGLGVALLSITANAKVKISPFVATLASNPTFVSGLFAWFVAQSIKVFLNFCMERKWDLRLMFASGGMPSSHSALCTALTTSVALSHGVADSLFPVSLGFTLIVMYDAIGVRRHAGMQAQVLNMIVADMFQGHPISERKLKELLGHTPSQVFAGALLGCLVACLCCKGCVLVG, encoded by the exons ATGGACTCTCTCTTTCCTCTAACTCTCAAACTTCAATCATCCTTTCACCCTCTTTTTCACTTCAACACCCTCACACCCATTTTCACTACTTCTTGTTCTTCTCATCAATCTCAATCTAATACAACTACTAGTTCACACAATTCTCAACCAAACCCATCTTCGGTTTCTTTCCCTTTCGCGCATATCATCAAAAAGGTGGCAGCTTTAACAACCCACAACAGGGTTTCCAATGAAAACCAACAAGGGTCTTGTTACTTGCAAAACGGAGGTTTGGGAGTCGCTTTATTAAGCATAACGGCTAACGCCAAGGTCAAGATTAGTCCTTTTGTTGCTACTTTGGCTTCCAACCCAACTTTTGTTTCTGGTTTGTTTGCATGGTTTGTGGCACAATCCATCAAAGTTTTCTTGAATTTTTGTATGGAAAGAAAATGGGATTTGAGACTCATGTTTGCTTCTGGAGGAATGCCTTCTTCTCATTCTGCACTATGTACTGCTCTCACCACTTCTGTTGCTCTATCTCATGGTGTTGCTGATTCACTCTTTCCTGTTTCTTTGGGATTTACTCTTATTGTCATGTATGATGCCATTGGTGTTAGAAGACATGCTGGTATGCAAGCTCAG GTGCTTAATATGATTGTGGCTGACATGTTTCAAGGTCATCCAATTAGCGAAAGGAAGCTAAAGGAACTTCTTGGTCACACCCCATCTCAAGTATTTGCTGGTGCTCTACTTGGTTGTTTAGTAGCATGTTTATGCTGTAAAGGTTGTGTATTGGTGGGTTAG